One genomic window of Clostridioides sp. ES-S-0054-01 includes the following:
- a CDS encoding ABC transporter permease, with amino-acid sequence MKRKSFLAYPYVIWSAIFVIIPLILVVFFSFTKESGGGYAFTLENYKEVIDPIYIKVFGRSILLAGGATLICLVVGYPVAYIISKAHVSRRGSLILLFILPMWMNFLLRTYAWVAILGKNGLLNTFLGWFGIQPLAILYTNVAILLGMVYNFLPFMVLPIYTALSKMDNDLINAAHDLGANNMTVFRKIIFPLSLPGVMSGITMVFMPAVTTFAISRLLGGGKIMLVGDLIEQQFTVVGDWNFGSAISIFMMIVILISMSIMSKFGDESDKEGGGLLF; translated from the coding sequence ATGAAAAGAAAATCTTTCTTAGCATATCCATATGTAATTTGGAGTGCGATATTTGTAATAATCCCTTTAATACTAGTAGTATTTTTCAGTTTTACAAAAGAATCAGGTGGAGGTTATGCCTTTACACTTGAGAATTATAAAGAAGTAATCGACCCTATATATATTAAAGTTTTTGGGCGTTCTATTCTTTTAGCAGGAGGAGCGACATTGATATGCCTTGTAGTTGGTTATCCAGTGGCATATATAATTTCAAAAGCTCATGTAAGTAGAAGAGGTTCGTTAATATTATTATTTATTCTTCCTATGTGGATGAACTTTCTTTTAAGAACATATGCATGGGTTGCTATATTAGGAAAAAATGGACTTTTAAATACATTTTTAGGTTGGTTTGGAATACAACCATTGGCAATTTTATATACTAACGTTGCTATACTTTTAGGTATGGTATATAACTTTTTACCATTTATGGTACTTCCAATATACACTGCACTATCAAAGATGGATAATGATTTGATAAATGCTGCTCATGACTTGGGTGCAAATAATATGACAGTGTTTAGAAAAATTATATTTCCTTTGAGTTTGCCAGGTGTAATGTCTGGAATAACTATGGTATTTATGCCAGCAGTCACTACTTTTGCAATATCAAGGCTGTTAGGTGGAGGTAAAATAATGCTAGTTGGAGATTTGATTGAACAACAATTTACAGTAGTTGGAGATTGGAACTTTGGCTCAGCTATATCGATATTTATGATGATAGTAATATTAATATCTATGTCTATAATGTCAAAATTTGGAGATGAATCTGACAAAGAAGGCGGTGGGTTACTATTTTAA
- a CDS encoding ABC transporter permease — translation MARWNGFTWKWYGQLLQNESIMSALYYTIVIAILASVISTIVGTISAIGIHKMRGKSKKIILNVNYLPILNTEIVTAVALMSLFVFVKMEFGFTTMLLAHIMFCLPYVILSVLPKMKQLPDNIEDAAMDLGATPIYALRKVILPQIKPGIVSGFLIAFTMSIDDFIISFFNAGNGVSNLSIEIYGMARRGIKPEINALSTIMFAVVLGLLLLANKKESIVRGTK, via the coding sequence ATGGCAAGATGGAATGGATTTACATGGAAGTGGTATGGTCAATTACTTCAAAATGAGAGTATAATGAGTGCTTTATATTACACTATTGTAATAGCTATATTAGCATCTGTAATATCTACAATAGTAGGAACTATAAGTGCCATAGGAATACATAAGATGAGAGGTAAGAGTAAAAAAATAATACTAAACGTAAACTATCTTCCTATTTTAAATACAGAGATAGTTACAGCAGTAGCTCTTATGAGTCTATTTGTGTTTGTAAAAATGGAATTTGGATTTACAACAATGCTATTGGCACATATAATGTTTTGTTTGCCATATGTTATACTTTCAGTTTTACCAAAAATGAAGCAATTACCTGATAATATAGAAGATGCAGCTATGGACTTAGGTGCAACACCTATATATGCTCTTAGAAAAGTAATTTTACCACAAATAAAGCCAGGTATAGTTTCTGGATTTTTAATTGCATTTACTATGTCAATAGATGACTTTATAATAAGTTTCTTTAATGCTGGAAATGGTGTAAGCAATCTTTCTATAGAAATCTACGGAATGGCTAGAAGAGGTATAAAACCTGAAATAAATGCATTATCAACAATAATGTTTGCAGTAGTTTTAGGGTTACTTTTACTGGCTAATAAGAAAGAATCTATAGTAAGGGGGACTAAATAA
- a CDS encoding spermidine/putrescine ABC transporter substrate-binding protein, producing the protein MIKFKKVISLVTVGMMTVTLFTGCNKATDSTKVLNVYNVGDYIDESLIDKFEKETGIDVQYSTYDTNEMMYQKVKSGSTHYDLVFPSDYMVEKMKNEGLLEKLDFKNIPNMKYLDKSFLNPIYDETNEYSVAYMWGTLGILYNKKEVKESIDSWNMLWNPKYKGNIMVFDSVRDTIGITLKKLGYSMNSVNPKEINEAKNLLMKQKDLVLAYVNDEGKDRLLGGEVAMGMLYSGDAVTLMEQNPDLDYVIPKEGTNKWVDAMCVPTTAQNKKEAELFINFLLDPENAKVNAEYIGYSTPNTGALKLLDPEITENSVAYPSKEVLNKCETFEDIGQNIKLYDKAWIELKSK; encoded by the coding sequence ATGATTAAATTTAAAAAAGTAATATCCCTTGTAACTGTAGGTATGATGACAGTTACTTTATTTACAGGATGTAATAAAGCAACTGATTCTACAAAAGTTTTAAATGTATATAATGTTGGAGATTATATAGATGAATCTCTTATAGATAAGTTTGAAAAAGAAACAGGAATAGATGTTCAATATTCAACTTATGATACTAATGAAATGATGTATCAAAAAGTAAAAAGTGGTAGTACACACTACGATTTAGTCTTTCCTTCAGATTATATGGTAGAGAAGATGAAAAATGAAGGTCTTTTGGAAAAATTAGATTTTAAAAATATACCTAACATGAAGTATTTAGATAAGAGTTTTTTAAATCCTATATACGATGAAACTAATGAATATAGTGTTGCATATATGTGGGGAACTCTTGGAATATTGTATAATAAAAAAGAAGTTAAAGAGTCTATAGATAGCTGGAATATGCTTTGGAATCCAAAGTATAAGGGCAATATAATGGTGTTTGACTCTGTTAGAGATACTATAGGAATAACTCTTAAAAAATTAGGATACAGTATGAATAGTGTAAATCCAAAAGAAATAAATGAAGCGAAAAATCTTTTAATGAAGCAAAAAGACTTGGTATTAGCATATGTAAATGATGAAGGTAAAGACAGATTGCTTGGTGGAGAAGTGGCAATGGGTATGCTGTATTCTGGAGATGCAGTTACATTAATGGAGCAAAATCCTGACCTTGATTATGTTATACCTAAAGAAGGTACTAATAAATGGGTAGATGCTATGTGTGTACCGACAACAGCACAAAATAAGAAAGAAGCTGAGCTGTTTATAAACTTTTTATTAGATCCAGAGAATGCAAAAGTAAATGCTGAGTACATTGGATATTCAACACCCAATACAGGAGCACTAAAATTATTAGACCCAGAAATAACTGAGAATTCTGTTGCATATCCATCTAAAGAAGTACTTAATAAATGTGAAACTTTTGAAGATATTGGTCAAAATATAAAATTGTATGACAAGGCTTGGATAGAGCTAAAATCAAAATAG
- a CDS encoding IS3 family transposase: MLKKVKYPIGQVKVSDKFKTIKLMSRKYSISSMCKLIGVSRSGYYKWLSYSKKTSDRGIKDRIIKDYIIEIHKKYRGTYGRKRICTYINKILDTPINHKRVYRLMKELGIKSIIRKKVYRRKFKSYEIYDNILNREFRANQPLEKICMDITYIPIGKKFLYMNVAKDLFNGEIVAYEISTKMDTKLVNNTVNQLINMNLAKDCILHTDQGSQYTSRSYSKRLKDNGIIQSMSRRGNCWDNAPIESFFSHFKSELIYLIDTTDPKKMISLINDYIYFYNNERIQLKNGMSPIEYRTHCA, translated from the coding sequence ATTCTTAAAAAAGTTAAGTACCCTATTGGACAAGTCAAAGTAAGCGATAAATTTAAAACAATTAAACTTATGTCTAGGAAGTATAGTATTTCTAGTATGTGTAAGTTGATAGGTGTGTCAAGAAGCGGTTACTATAAATGGCTAAGTTATTCTAAAAAAACTTCCGATAGGGGTATCAAAGATAGAATTATTAAGGATTATATAATTGAAATACATAAAAAATATAGAGGAACTTACGGTAGAAAAAGAATTTGTACTTATATAAATAAAATACTTGATACCCCTATTAATCATAAGAGAGTATATAGGTTGATGAAAGAACTAGGTATTAAATCTATTATTAGAAAGAAAGTATATAGACGTAAGTTTAAATCATATGAGATATATGATAATATATTAAATCGTGAATTTAGAGCTAATCAACCATTAGAAAAAATTTGTATGGATATAACATACATACCTATCGGTAAAAAATTCTTATATATGAATGTAGCCAAAGATTTATTTAATGGTGAAATAGTGGCATATGAGATAAGTACAAAAATGGATACTAAATTAGTTAATAATACAGTAAATCAACTAATAAATATGAATTTAGCTAAAGATTGTATTTTACATACAGATCAAGGTTCACAATATACAAGTAGATCTTACTCTAAAAGGCTTAAGGATAATGGTATTATACAATCAATGTCCCGAAGGGGCAACTGCTGGGATAATGCTCCCATAGAAAGTTTTTTCAGTCATTTTAAATCTGAATTAATATATTTAATTGATACTACAGATCCAAAGAAAATGATTAGTCTAATAAATGATTATATTTATTTTTATAATAATGAAAGAATACAATTAAAAAACGGAATGAGTCCGATTGAATATCGAACTCATTGTGCGTAA
- a CDS encoding transposase: MSKKHKKYSKELKLKAVNLYIKEGYSSYKIAEMLNIRSKTQVQNWVKDYKNKGKTAFNDETRGRFKNISLENDNRKFKSVEEELKYLRMENEFLKKLSTLLDKSK, from the coding sequence ATGTCTAAAAAACACAAAAAATATAGCAAAGAACTTAAACTAAAAGCTGTAAACTTATATATAAAAGAAGGATACTCATCATACAAAATTGCTGAGATGCTGAATATAAGAAGCAAAACACAAGTTCAAAACTGGGTAAAAGATTATAAAAATAAAGGTAAAACTGCATTTAATGATGAAACTAGGGGCAGATTTAAAAATATTAGTCTAGAAAATGATAATAGAAAATTTAAATCTGTTGAAGAAGAATTGAAGTACTTACGCATGGAGAATGAATTCTTAAAAAAGTTAAGTACCCTATTGGACAAGTCAAAGTAA
- a CDS encoding cellulose biosynthesis cyclic di-GMP-binding regulatory protein BcsB produces MKKFIISIISLVLFFSNVLLIDEVKADETKVKNYKFERDITIDGVIGSNSTFFEVNKNWDIEEVLLHLNFSKSQILNGDVSSLTVSINEYPYPYAEIENNLKLDTTMVVPDNMTRGESTAVFNLASEFGKITKNDSLKLDVKLYSEMKNWSDDNIIYIGKPENTAEEILDILSTKEQTLLSSNCLIKQVDSPYNNKKKMMLVIGSNEEDLIKASNLLIEKRLSNQVLSSSILVNKDTNIKINGEQELNLGHLTLKDLGYSDFLLEGEFNQQALFDIKIPKGKVLDNGSKIVLNLRYSDNLDFEKSLVTVKENESLSFESYPYPFVRDDEFNDLTVIMPDYSGSQAMTWMSRLGANLGANINSHNGKINVIRGKEFNDKYEDTNIIVFGVPHNSSVIKKLNNNLNIKFNKNYSNFLPNDKISFIDDYGKNISAIQLIKSPYNNQKNIMVISSINEKNLYLGMDYLLNKSKANDLKGDTLTIDEYGEVEDLAYNVRAKKEVKDSNWNISINKTTKVFLMISFITIIVAIILSMLYIKKYKRR; encoded by the coding sequence ATGAAAAAATTTATTATATCAATTATATCTTTAGTATTGTTTTTTTCAAATGTATTACTTATAGACGAAGTAAAGGCTGATGAGACTAAAGTTAAAAATTATAAATTTGAAAGAGACATCACTATTGATGGCGTTATAGGAAGTAATAGTACTTTTTTTGAGGTAAATAAAAATTGGGATATTGAAGAAGTTTTATTACATCTTAATTTTAGCAAGAGTCAAATATTAAATGGAGATGTTTCAAGTTTAACTGTTTCAATAAATGAATATCCATATCCATATGCAGAAATTGAAAATAATCTTAAATTAGATACAACTATGGTAGTACCAGATAATATGACTAGAGGAGAGTCTACAGCTGTATTCAATTTAGCCTCAGAATTTGGAAAAATAACAAAAAATGATAGTTTAAAGTTAGATGTTAAATTATATTCAGAAATGAAAAATTGGTCAGATGATAATATTATATATATTGGTAAACCTGAAAATACAGCAGAAGAAATCTTGGATATTTTAAGTACAAAGGAACAAACTCTATTATCTTCAAACTGTCTAATCAAGCAGGTAGATTCACCATACAATAATAAGAAGAAGATGATGTTGGTAATTGGTAGTAATGAAGAAGATTTAATAAAGGCATCAAATTTATTAATAGAAAAGAGACTTTCTAATCAAGTTCTATCATCATCAATACTTGTAAACAAAGACACCAATATAAAAATCAATGGGGAACAAGAACTAAATTTAGGTCATTTAACATTAAAGGACTTGGGATATTCGGATTTTTTGTTGGAAGGAGAATTTAATCAACAAGCTTTATTCGATATCAAAATACCAAAGGGTAAGGTACTAGATAATGGTTCAAAGATTGTCTTGAATTTAAGATATTCTGACAATTTAGACTTTGAAAAATCTTTAGTTACAGTAAAAGAAAATGAATCTTTGTCTTTTGAAAGTTATCCATATCCATTTGTTAGAGATGATGAGTTTAATGATTTAACTGTGATAATGCCAGACTATTCAGGTTCACAAGCTATGACTTGGATGTCTAGACTAGGTGCTAATTTAGGTGCAAATATAAATTCACATAATGGAAAGATAAATGTAATTAGAGGAAAAGAGTTTAATGACAAGTATGAGGATACCAATATTATAGTTTTTGGAGTGCCACATAATAGCTCTGTTATAAAGAAGTTAAATAATAATTTAAATATAAAGTTCAATAAAAATTACTCTAACTTTTTACCAAATGATAAAATAAGCTTTATTGATGATTATGGAAAAAATATTTCTGCGATTCAATTGATAAAATCACCTTATAATAATCAAAAAAATATCATGGTAATTAGTTCAATAAATGAAAAAAACTTATATTTGGGAATGGATTATTTGTTGAATAAAAGTAAAGCTAATGATTTAAAAGGAGATACATTGACAATTGATGAATATGGAGAGGTAGAAGATTTAGCTTATAATGTAAGAGCTAAGAAAGAAGTGAAAGATTCAAACTGGAATATCAGTATAAATAAGACAACCAAAGTATTTTTAATGATTTCTTTTATTACTATAATTGTAGCTATAATATTGTCAATGTTATATATAAAAAAGTACAAAAGAAGATAA
- a CDS encoding glucosaminidase domain-containing protein yields the protein MARKLIKNLGKSKSVKRVKLLFKKVFITVFIVASIVAIFNITKYFEELYKVRDLKSTKIEYYMDVADEAGDGKVQLSWKALLAIDMVIHDEDLSNIKKKDTLDIGEKFIGEDKNDKGEKVYKVKKFNKVLSELRFDSSQKSRARKYMKDLEYTYLGDKQLNSSDEKIKFIKKLEDSAIREYIDYGILPSITIGQAILESGWGNSKLTKQSNNLFGIKADKAWKGKSVEISTSEHYNEKVVASFRSYNSLQDSVKDHSLFLVNNKRYRKHGLFEAKDYISQAQALENAGYSTAEDKKGNRIYSELLIEVIRSYNLQLIDNKVETK from the coding sequence ATGGCTAGAAAATTAATAAAAAATTTAGGTAAAAGTAAAAGTGTAAAGAGAGTAAAGCTTTTATTTAAAAAGGTTTTTATTACTGTATTCATAGTAGCAAGTATAGTTGCTATTTTTAATATAACAAAATATTTTGAAGAATTATACAAAGTAAGAGATTTAAAAAGTACTAAAATTGAATACTATATGGATGTAGCTGATGAAGCAGGGGATGGAAAAGTCCAATTAAGTTGGAAGGCCTTACTTGCTATAGATATGGTAATTCATGATGAAGATTTAAGCAATATAAAAAAGAAAGATACATTGGATATAGGGGAAAAGTTTATAGGTGAAGATAAAAATGATAAGGGAGAAAAAGTGTATAAGGTAAAAAAGTTTAATAAGGTATTAAGTGAATTGAGATTTGACTCTTCCCAAAAAAGTAGAGCAAGAAAATATATGAAGGATTTAGAGTACACATATCTTGGAGATAAACAATTAAATAGTAGTGATGAAAAAATTAAATTTATAAAGAAATTAGAAGACTCGGCTATAAGAGAATATATTGATTATGGAATATTACCATCTATAACAATTGGACAAGCTATATTAGAGTCTGGATGGGGAAATTCTAAACTTACAAAACAGAGTAATAATTTATTTGGTATAAAAGCAGATAAAGCATGGAAAGGAAAAAGCGTGGAAATTTCAACTTCAGAGCATTATAATGAAAAAGTTGTAGCGAGTTTTAGGTCGTATAATTCACTACAGGATTCGGTCAAAGACCATAGTTTGTTTTTGGTCAATAATAAAAGATATAGAAAACATGGATTGTTTGAGGCGAAAGATTATATTAGTCAAGCTCAGGCATTAGAAAATGCAGGATATAGTACAGCAGAAGATAAAAAAGGAAATCGCATATATTCAGAACTATTAATAGAAGTTATTAGAAGTTATAATTTACAACTAATAGACAATAAAGTGGAGACAAAATAA
- a CDS encoding N-acetylmuramoyl-L-alanine amidase — translation MRRNTKLLTTGILSMAIVAPTMAFATESNAMENSEDLNINLEKKSIVLGSTSKVSVKFKEKLDADSITLKYKCYDMPLDTTLNYNQSTGSYEGTINYNKDPEYLNVWELQGITINSENNPKTLNKQDLEKMGLNLKDYNVTQECIIEDITSRKDVNKYLRKTSAPITELTGSDRYETAVKISKEGWKNGSDKVIVISGDVSIDGIISTPLATTYNAPILLVEKNNVPVSVKSELKRLNPKDVIIVGNENSISKTTANQIKSVVNASQTRLSGSNRYETSLLIAKEIDKNHDVDKVYITNANGGEVDALTIAAKAGQDKQPIILTDKNSITENTYKWLENEDLQKAYFIGGPQMISTNIINKVNDITKESVTNNRVYGADRHETNANVIKKFYTEDELEAVLVAKSDVLVDALAAGPLAANLKSPILITPKTYVSAYHKDNLEAKSANKVYKIGGGLTSKVMSSIASSLSKHNTTPTDPETSGAKTVMIDPGHGGSDTGTTGKPLGGIKEKDYTLNTSLATTEYLRSKGINVIMTRDTDKTLSLGNRTALSNSLRPDLFTSIHYNASDTTGNGVEVFYKLKDKDGGTTKTLASNILNRILEKFNLKNRGIKTRTLSTDPTKDYLYVLRTNDMPAVLVECAFLDNEKDMSLLNTSDKVKDMGTQIGKGIEESLK, via the coding sequence ATGAGAAGAAATACAAAATTATTAACAACAGGAATTCTTTCAATGGCGATTGTTGCACCTACAATGGCGTTTGCCACTGAATCTAATGCTATGGAAAATAGTGAAGATTTAAATATAAACTTGGAGAAAAAAAGTATAGTTTTAGGTAGTACATCAAAAGTTAGTGTCAAATTTAAAGAAAAACTAGATGCAGATAGCATTACATTAAAATATAAATGTTACGATATGCCATTAGATACAACTCTAAATTACAACCAATCAACTGGTTCATATGAAGGAACTATCAATTATAATAAAGACCCAGAATATCTAAATGTTTGGGAATTACAAGGGATAACAATAAATAGTGAAAATAATCCTAAAACTTTAAACAAACAAGACCTAGAAAAGATGGGATTAAATTTAAAAGATTACAATGTAACACAGGAATGTATAATTGAAGATATAACTTCAAGAAAAGATGTAAATAAGTATTTGAGAAAGACTTCTGCACCTATCACAGAACTTACAGGAAGTGATAGATATGAAACGGCAGTTAAAATAAGTAAAGAGGGTTGGAAAAATGGTTCAGATAAGGTAATTGTGATAAGTGGAGATGTAAGTATTGATGGTATTATATCAACTCCATTAGCAACTACATATAATGCACCAATACTTTTAGTTGAAAAAAATAATGTGCCTGTTAGTGTAAAATCAGAATTAAAGCGTCTAAACCCTAAAGATGTAATTATAGTTGGAAATGAGAATTCTATTTCTAAAACTACTGCCAATCAAATTAAATCGGTTGTAAACGCTAGTCAAACACGTCTAAGTGGCTCTAATAGATATGAGACATCTTTATTGATAGCAAAAGAAATAGATAAAAATCACGATGTAGATAAAGTATATATAACAAATGCTAATGGTGGAGAAGTAGATGCGCTTACTATAGCAGCAAAAGCAGGGCAAGACAAGCAACCAATTATATTGACTGACAAAAATAGTATTACAGAGAATACATACAAATGGTTGGAAAATGAGGATTTACAAAAGGCTTATTTTATAGGTGGTCCTCAAATGATATCAACAAATATTATAAATAAGGTAAATGACATAACTAAGGAGAGTGTTACTAATAATAGAGTATATGGAGCAGATAGACATGAAACAAATGCAAATGTCATAAAAAAATTCTATACAGAAGATGAATTAGAAGCCGTTTTAGTAGCTAAATCAGATGTACTTGTTGATGCTTTAGCAGCAGGTCCATTGGCAGCTAATTTAAAATCTCCAATACTTATAACACCAAAAACATATGTGTCTGCGTACCATAAAGATAATTTAGAAGCTAAATCAGCTAATAAAGTATACAAAATAGGAGGAGGACTGACTTCAAAGGTAATGAGTTCTATAGCATCATCATTATCTAAACACAATACGACTCCAACAGACCCAGAAACTAGTGGGGCTAAGACAGTTATGATTGACCCAGGGCATGGTGGTTCAGATACTGGAACAACAGGGAAACCATTAGGTGGTATTAAAGAAAAAGATTATACTTTAAATACTTCACTTGCAACGACTGAATATTTACGTTCAAAGGGAATCAATGTAATTATGACTAGAGACACAGACAAGACTTTATCACTTGGAAATAGAACTGCTTTGTCTAATTCCTTAAGACCAGATTTATTTACAAGTATACATTATAATGCGTCTGATACAACTGGAAATGGTGTAGAAGTATTTTATAAACTTAAAGATAAAGATGGGGGAACTACTAAGACTCTAGCTAGTAATATATTAAATAGAATTTTAGAAAAGTTCAATCTAAAGAATAGAGGTATAAAAACAAGAACGCTATCAACTGACCCTACAAAAGATTATTTGTATGTTTTAAGAACTAATGATATGCCAGCTGTACTTGTAGAATGTGCATTTTTAGATAATGAGAAAGATATGAGCTTGCTTAATACATCAGATAAAGTAAAAGATATGGGTACACAAATCGGTAAAGGAATAGAAGAATCGTTAAAGTAA
- a CDS encoding ATP-dependent helicase, protein MININYREDQIPIINYDNGTMAVPAVPGAGKTFIITNLVAKLLLEQKHKGGKILVLTYMNSAVNNFKGRIRKILEENKIDDTSSYEVMTIHSLAVKIIKEKPEVVMLSEDFNIADDLQKNIILNECISRFRFEGGERAFRWFLKEQKDERWKEITLEAWERGFFEFAGNAISELKYKGISPDKLEEILARGHKGMLKIILPIYKLYDRKLKQNGLLDYDDILILAEKTLSLDEGLRKKFQTRYKYIFEDECQDSNEIQGNIIKIISSENKNLVRVGDINQSITGTFSSSDPRFFKEFINNADFCYRMDMSNRSSKDILDLANILVEYVTKEFRQEECRHALEDMQIKTVPNGMGYKENPNPEHYNINVKWYESWKNEIEQTAKYVKGIKNKYPDKSIGILVPFNEQVTQVAKELREYNLAFEELGPNSLSKRKVINNIAFIIDFMLHCDDIEKLIIVLEKVFINTDNEEELKNFLEKLRNYSTEEIIYNFEFSKLDNDLIEGNEESDIYLSFKRGIDIIKYILEYPIIRLDLLVLFIGKKLNLEKEDKAVLDYISFYIKYLVSENINMDLEDVYNLLFDVKNKVFNHIIDVVYEINGYEPEPGSITLCNYHKSKGMEWDCVFLLGLIEYNFPDNINQKFQSDKWYLKEKYKNPMAIIKSEIEAILKGSISTDYAYKTKIDSINEKIRLLYVGITRAKEMLILSGSAYRDENDIGNKRKEQKPCIYLGRLNRHITEKRLNIYKEFN, encoded by the coding sequence ATGATTAATATAAATTATAGAGAAGACCAGATACCAATCATAAATTATGATAATGGTACTATGGCAGTACCAGCAGTGCCAGGCGCTGGAAAAACATTTATAATAACAAATTTAGTAGCTAAATTATTACTTGAACAGAAACATAAGGGCGGTAAAATATTAGTTCTTACATATATGAATAGTGCTGTAAACAATTTTAAAGGTAGAATAAGAAAGATTCTTGAAGAGAATAAAATAGATGACACTAGTTCATATGAAGTAATGACTATACACAGTTTGGCTGTAAAAATAATAAAGGAAAAACCAGAAGTTGTAATGTTAAGTGAGGATTTTAATATAGCTGATGATTTACAAAAAAATATTATATTAAATGAATGTATAAGTAGATTTAGATTTGAAGGTGGAGAAAGAGCTTTTAGATGGTTTTTAAAGGAACAAAAAGATGAGCGTTGGAAAGAAATAACTCTCGAAGCTTGGGAAAGAGGTTTTTTTGAATTTGCAGGAAATGCAATAAGTGAGCTTAAGTATAAGGGAATTTCTCCAGATAAACTTGAAGAAATATTGGCAAGAGGACACAAAGGAATGCTTAAAATTATTCTCCCAATATATAAATTATATGATAGAAAGTTAAAGCAAAATGGATTATTAGACTATGATGACATATTAATTTTAGCAGAAAAAACTTTAAGCTTAGATGAAGGGCTTAGAAAGAAGTTTCAAACCAGATACAAATACATCTTTGAAGATGAATGTCAGGATTCAAATGAAATTCAAGGTAATATAATAAAAATTATATCTAGTGAAAATAAAAATTTAGTTAGAGTTGGAGATATAAATCAAAGTATAACAGGAACATTTTCATCATCAGACCCTAGATTTTTTAAAGAGTTTATAAATAATGCAGATTTCTGTTATAGGATGGATATGTCAAATCGAAGTTCAAAAGATATACTTGATTTAGCAAATATCCTTGTGGAATATGTTACAAAGGAATTTAGACAGGAAGAATGCAGACATGCCCTTGAAGATATGCAAATAAAAACTGTACCAAATGGAATGGGATATAAAGAAAATCCTAATCCAGAGCATTACAACATAAACGTAAAGTGGTATGAGAGTTGGAAAAATGAAATAGAGCAAACTGCTAAATATGTTAAAGGTATAAAAAACAAATACCCAGATAAAAGTATAGGTATATTAGTTCCATTTAATGAGCAAGTTACACAAGTTGCTAAAGAACTTAGGGAGTATAATCTAGCCTTTGAAGAATTAGGGCCAAATTCTTTGAGTAAGAGGAAGGTTATAAACAATATAGCATTTATTATTGATTTTATGTTACATTGTGATGATATAGAAAAGTTAATAATTGTACTTGAGAAGGTTTTTATAAATACTGATAATGAAGAAGAGTTAAAGAATTTTTTAGAAAAATTAAGAAACTATTCTACAGAAGAAATTATCTACAATTTTGAATTTAGTAAGTTAGATAATGATTTAATAGAAGGAAATGAAGAAAGTGATATATATTTAAGCTTCAAAAGAGGAATAGATATTATAAAATATATATTAGAATATCCAATAATAAGGTTAGACCTTTTAGTTTTGTTTATTGGAAAAAAACTTAATTTAGAAAAAGAAGATAAGGCTGTACTTGATTATATATCTTTTTATATAAAGTATCTAGTATCAGAAAATATAAATATGGATTTAGAAGATGTATATAATTTATTGTTTGATGTAAAAAATAAGGTATTCAATCACATAATAGATGTAGTATATGAGATAAATGGATATGAGCCAGAGCCTGGGAGTATAACACTATGTAATTACCATAAATCAAAGGGGATGGAGTGGGATTGCGTATTTTTATTAGGTCTTATTGAATATAATTTCCCTGACAATATCAATCAAAAATTTCAGAGTGATAAATGGTATCTAAAAGAAAAATATAAAAATCCTATGGCAATTATTAAATCAGAAATTGAAGCTATATTAAAAGGAAGTATTTCAACTGATTATGCTTATAAAACAAAGATTGATTCTATAAATGAAAAGATTAGACTTTTATATGTAGGAATCACTAGAGCAAAGGAGATGTTAATACTTTCAGGAAGTGCTTATAGAGATGAAAATGATATAGGAAACAAGAGAAAAGAGCAAAAACCATGTATATATTTAGGCAGATTGAACCGTCATATTACTGAAAAGAGGTTAAATATATATAAAGAATTTAATTAA